In Paenibacillus guangzhouensis, a single window of DNA contains:
- the gntK gene encoding gluconokinase — MSSYMLGVDIGTTSTKAVLFTDQGEVIQTENIGYPLHTPDISTAEQDPEQIFQAVLQTISNITTHQPDKQPSFISFSSAMHSVIAMDENDHPLTPCITWADNRSEAWAHYIKNKRNGHEVYRRTGTPIHPMSPLSKITWIVNDRPEIAAKATKYIGIKEYIFKKLFDQYVVDHSLASSMGMMNLNSLEWDAEALEIAGITAAQLSKLVPTTQIYRGCNPALAQQMGIDPQTPFVIGASDGVLSNLGVNAIGKGEIAVTIGTSGAIRTVIDKPQTDKKGRIFCYALTDKHWVIGGPVNNGGMVLRWIRDELASSEVETAKRLGIDPYDVLTKIAERVRPGADGLLFHPYLAGERAPLWNPNVRGSFFGLTLSHKKEHMIRAALEGVIYNLYTVFLALTECMDGPVTRIQATGGFARSDVWRQMMSDIFESEVVVPKSYESSCLGACILGLYATGKIDSFDIVNKMIGSTYKHTPKEAAAKEYRQLLPIFISLSRVLEDDYTRITNYQRNLIKDN; from the coding sequence ATGAGTAGCTATATGTTAGGCGTAGATATCGGCACAACAAGTACCAAAGCGGTATTATTCACCGATCAAGGCGAAGTCATTCAAACGGAGAATATCGGTTATCCGCTTCACACACCGGATATCTCCACAGCGGAACAAGATCCGGAACAGATTTTTCAAGCCGTATTGCAAACGATTTCAAATATTACAACACATCAACCCGATAAACAACCGTCGTTTATTTCATTTAGCAGCGCCATGCACAGCGTCATTGCCATGGATGAGAATGATCATCCGCTGACACCATGCATCACCTGGGCGGATAACCGCAGTGAAGCATGGGCGCATTACATTAAAAATAAACGGAATGGCCATGAAGTGTATAGACGGACAGGAACGCCCATTCACCCCATGTCGCCGTTAAGCAAAATCACATGGATCGTGAATGACCGTCCTGAGATTGCTGCGAAAGCCACAAAGTATATCGGAATCAAAGAATATATCTTCAAAAAATTGTTCGATCAGTATGTCGTCGATCATTCCCTCGCTTCATCGATGGGGATGATGAATCTGAATTCACTGGAATGGGATGCGGAAGCTCTAGAGATCGCTGGCATAACCGCTGCTCAATTATCTAAGCTCGTACCAACCACCCAAATCTATCGCGGCTGCAATCCAGCTCTAGCTCAACAGATGGGGATCGATCCACAAACCCCCTTTGTCATTGGGGCGAGTGACGGCGTGCTCTCTAATCTAGGCGTAAATGCCATCGGAAAAGGCGAGATTGCAGTCACCATTGGGACAAGCGGGGCCATTCGCACCGTCATCGACAAGCCGCAAACGGATAAAAAAGGAAGAATATTCTGTTATGCATTAACGGATAAGCATTGGGTTATTGGCGGACCGGTCAACAATGGAGGGATGGTCCTTCGCTGGATTCGCGATGAACTTGCCTCCTCCGAAGTTGAGACGGCAAAAAGACTAGGAATTGATCCCTACGATGTATTAACGAAAATCGCTGAACGTGTGAGACCAGGGGCAGACGGATTGCTGTTCCACCCCTATCTCGCAGGAGAACGTGCCCCACTATGGAATCCGAACGTACGCGGCTCCTTCTTCGGCTTAACCTTATCACATAAAAAAGAGCATATGATTCGGGCTGCCTTAGAAGGCGTTATTTATAATCTATATACCGTGTTCCTTGCATTAACAGAATGCATGGACGGTCCTGTGACTCGGATTCAAGCAACGGGAGGCTTCGCAAGATCTGATGTGTGGCGGCAAATGATGTCCGATATTTTCGAATCTGAAGTCGTAGTTCCCAAAAGTTATGAAAGCTCTTGTCTAGGGGCATGTATATTAGGACTCTATGCCACAGGGAAAATCGACTCTTTTGATATCGTTAATAAAATGATTGGCAGTACCTACAAACACACACCAAAAGAAGCAGCAGCAAAAGAGTATAGACAATTACTGCCGATTTTTATCAGCCTATCCAGAGTATTAGAAGACGATTACACGCGAATCACCAATTATCAAAGAAACTTAATCAAAGACAACTAA